One window of the Anopheles cruzii chromosome 2, idAnoCruzAS_RS32_06, whole genome shotgun sequence genome contains the following:
- the LOC128278559 gene encoding keratin-associated protein 5-4-like, giving the protein MCDPCCGPCDPCYPCYPCRPCKSRELRGGNLIMSCECLKRNGLQHDCPRWECQAKPCCLTKPEATCCPSRWARRYRFLTMGRKSKFDCPALKTVSTAGGGCNPCTVGPCSSPCDPCCLPAVCSPAACYDSCCVPVCKPICCFLP; this is encoded by the exons ATGTGTGATCCGTGTTGCGGCCCTTGCGATCCGTGCTATCCCTGTTATCCTTGC AGACCGTGCAAGAGCCGTGAGCTTAGAGGAGGAAATCTAATCATGTCCTGCGAGTGTCTGAAGAGAAACGGTTTGCAGCACGATTGTCCGCGATGGGAGTGTCAG GCTAAACCCTGTTGTCTCACCAAACCAGAAGCTACGTGCTGTCCGTCGCGATGGGCTCGGCGCTATCGATTCTTGACGATGGGCCGGAAGAGTAAATTCGACTGTCCGGCATTGAAAACCGTGTCgacggctggtggtggctgcaaTCCGTGTACCGTCGGACCGTGCTCATCTCCGTGCGATCCGTGCTGTTTGCCGGCCGTGTGCAGTCCAGCCGCCTGTTACGACTCCTGCTGTGTTCCTGTTTGCAAACCAATTTGCT GTTTTCTGCCATAA